One genomic window of Paenibacillus xylanilyticus includes the following:
- a CDS encoding TerC family protein produces MDLSLLLEYGWVLIVLVVLEGLLAADNALVLAIMVKHLPDEKRKKALFYGLLGAFIFRLGSLFLISFLVDVWQVQAIGALYLLYISINHIAKKVMGSRNKTDEAADDAPKKAKKQSGFWMTVFKVEVADIAFAVDSILAAVALAVALPPSGLPPIGGLDGGQFIVIFLGGFIGLVIMRFAASFFVKLLHSRPGLEVAAFVIVGWVGVKLAVITLAHPSLGVLDEHFPENKIWKFGFYIVLITIAVCGWFLSSKVPAKEDENPIEELEKQAGN; encoded by the coding sequence TTGGATTTGTCATTATTATTGGAGTATGGATGGGTACTAATCGTCCTAGTAGTCCTGGAAGGATTGCTGGCAGCAGATAATGCTTTGGTGCTTGCGATTATGGTTAAGCATTTACCGGATGAGAAGCGCAAAAAAGCGCTATTCTACGGTTTGCTCGGAGCCTTTATCTTCAGGTTAGGTTCCTTGTTCCTGATCTCGTTCCTCGTCGATGTGTGGCAGGTTCAGGCGATCGGAGCACTGTATCTTCTTTACATCTCGATTAATCACATTGCCAAGAAAGTTATGGGCAGCCGAAACAAGACAGACGAAGCAGCCGATGATGCACCGAAGAAAGCCAAGAAACAATCCGGTTTCTGGATGACCGTTTTCAAGGTCGAGGTTGCGGATATTGCTTTTGCAGTCGACTCCATTCTTGCAGCCGTAGCACTGGCTGTGGCGCTGCCACCAAGTGGATTGCCACCAATTGGCGGGTTGGATGGTGGACAGTTTATCGTCATCTTCCTGGGTGGATTTATTGGTCTCGTCATTATGCGTTTTGCAGCTTCCTTCTTCGTTAAATTGCTTCATTCACGTCCGGGACTTGAAGTGGCAGCCTTCGTTATCGTAGGTTGGGTAGGGGTTAAGCTCGCAGTCATTACGCTGGCGCATCCTTCACTTGGTGTTCTGGATGAACATTTCCCGGAAAATAAAATTTGGAAATTCGGATTCTATATCGTATTGATTACCATTGCGGTATGCGGTTGGTTCCTGTCTTCCAAGGTACCAGCCAAAGAGGATGAAAATCCGATTGAAGAGTTGGAAAAACAAGCAGGAAACTAA
- a CDS encoding winged helix-turn-helix domain-containing protein, with amino-acid sequence MTTTLRTTKAAVRRFLLHTQLLLERWPAEPGTSGPDQVMRLIRTLGCVQIDPVAAVTGNQHLVLGARDPGYDPAHLHTLLREHKVFEYFANAACVIPMEDYAYFEPVRARLRERLNPSLQRLEITVQHVLQRLAEEGPLPSKAFRAVERVSGYWDRPDAPKTKDTSLALNLLLDTAAIRVVARQGNERYFQITEPNLVQQRPGLSVEQETHMQQQALLDKYIHAYRVVDTRDARLGWLKWSAAERRAQMAARVADGRMIQLEIEGVVTPYYIRTEDEELLLRMQQDETHYEASGPVRFLPPLDNLLWRRERIVDLFDYHYKWEIYTPEAKRTYGYYAMPILHGDRLIGRMDPRLDRKTGTLTVRLLSMEENAPPVEEWMSDFRDGLAFFATMHGAQSIKVEKTVPAALKKGLKSL; translated from the coding sequence ATGACGACAACCCTGCGCACGACAAAGGCAGCTGTTCGGCGCTTTTTGCTGCATACACAATTGCTGCTGGAACGCTGGCCAGCAGAACCGGGAACGTCCGGACCGGATCAGGTTATGCGTCTGATTCGTACGCTAGGCTGCGTGCAGATCGATCCGGTTGCAGCAGTGACTGGCAATCAGCATTTGGTTCTGGGAGCCCGCGATCCGGGGTACGATCCTGCCCATTTACATACATTGCTTCGTGAGCACAAGGTATTCGAGTATTTTGCCAATGCAGCATGTGTCATCCCGATGGAGGACTACGCGTATTTCGAACCTGTGCGTGCGAGATTAAGAGAACGGCTTAATCCATCCCTGCAGCGTCTGGAGATAACTGTACAGCATGTCCTGCAGCGTCTTGCTGAGGAAGGACCGCTGCCCTCCAAAGCATTTCGTGCGGTTGAACGAGTCAGTGGTTATTGGGATCGTCCGGATGCACCAAAGACTAAGGATACAAGTCTCGCGCTGAACCTGCTGCTGGATACTGCGGCCATCCGGGTCGTTGCAAGGCAGGGCAATGAACGATACTTCCAGATCACTGAACCGAATTTGGTTCAACAGAGGCCTGGCCTTAGTGTCGAACAGGAGACGCATATGCAGCAGCAGGCACTTCTGGATAAATACATTCATGCCTATCGGGTGGTGGATACCCGTGATGCCAGACTCGGATGGCTTAAATGGTCCGCAGCTGAGCGGCGTGCGCAAATGGCTGCACGTGTGGCCGATGGACGAATGATCCAACTGGAGATTGAGGGTGTCGTGACACCCTACTACATCCGGACAGAGGATGAAGAGCTGCTGCTGAGAATGCAGCAGGACGAGACACATTATGAGGCATCAGGTCCGGTCCGTTTCTTACCCCCATTGGATAACCTGCTCTGGAGAAGGGAACGGATTGTGGATTTGTTTGATTATCATTATAAGTGGGAGATTTACACGCCTGAAGCGAAACGGACGTATGGTTATTACGCCATGCCCATTCTTCACGGGGATCGGCTGATCGGACGGATGGATCCCAGACTGGATCGTAAAACGGGAACACTCACGGTCCGTTTGTTATCCATGGAGGAGAATGCTCCTCCCGTGGAAGAATGGATGTCTGATTTTCGGGATGGACTTGCCTTCTTCGCAACCATGCATGGAGCCCAGTCCATCAAGGTGGAAAAGACGGTACCTGCAGCTCTAAAAAAAGGATTGAAGTCCCTCTGA
- a CDS encoding AAA family ATPase — translation MIIPNEKVNHTQAIYAYDHTQDDQIRIQGYATYARLIRGIIEALSSKYGVRYELFASDDPNNEYWELLKEDLLSDSNEVELVARIFEDLELRTLHYEDDGDVPTYGVHYSIRNNVFAYPKWGVALVRIPFFRDNGIYNEDFVFAVGEEELKQFLGSVRERERQQNMKKVTVYTDARNGSERHVESITRSVGRDDVVLSPQIKQDIFRSLDQFFEADRSFYREYDIPYKRGILLYGHPGNGKTTLVKSIAGSIPGPAAYWQITEYTNSESVREVFEAAKRLAPMVLIIEDIDSMPDEVRSFFLNTLDGATSKEGIFLIGTTNYPEKIDPGLMNRAGRFDRAYEIPLPDEALRLQYLQQRGFSVFAGEEGTQEAARLTDTFSLAQLGELYVSAALEWHQNGQTDIVQVIQSMRGELDKSHKHNWLTQPGKGRAGFY, via the coding sequence ATGATTATACCCAATGAAAAAGTAAATCACACCCAAGCTATCTATGCTTACGACCACACGCAGGACGACCAGATCCGAATCCAGGGCTATGCGACATATGCACGCCTGATCCGGGGCATTATTGAAGCGTTAAGCAGCAAGTACGGGGTTCGTTATGAACTGTTTGCCAGTGATGATCCGAACAACGAATACTGGGAGCTGCTGAAGGAGGATTTGCTGAGCGACAGTAACGAAGTGGAGCTGGTTGCCCGTATTTTCGAGGATCTGGAGCTCCGTACCCTTCATTATGAAGATGATGGTGATGTGCCTACATATGGGGTGCATTATTCCATTCGGAACAACGTGTTTGCATATCCCAAATGGGGGGTTGCACTCGTCCGTATTCCCTTTTTCCGGGATAATGGCATCTACAATGAGGACTTTGTATTCGCGGTAGGTGAGGAAGAACTCAAGCAGTTTCTGGGCAGTGTGCGTGAACGGGAGCGTCAGCAAAATATGAAAAAGGTTACGGTGTATACCGATGCCCGCAATGGCAGCGAACGCCATGTCGAATCCATCACCCGCTCGGTGGGAAGAGACGATGTGGTTCTTTCGCCCCAAATTAAGCAGGATATTTTCCGCTCGCTGGATCAGTTCTTCGAAGCGGATCGCTCCTTTTACCGGGAATATGATATTCCCTACAAACGGGGGATTCTGCTGTATGGTCACCCGGGCAACGGGAAAACAACCTTGGTCAAATCCATTGCGGGCAGCATCCCGGGTCCAGCTGCATACTGGCAAATTACCGAGTATACCAACAGTGAGTCCGTTCGGGAAGTATTCGAGGCAGCCAAACGCCTGGCTCCTATGGTGCTGATCATTGAAGATATTGATTCGATGCCGGACGAAGTGCGCTCCTTCTTCCTAAATACACTGGATGGAGCTACATCCAAAGAGGGTATTTTTCTGATCGGTACAACGAATTATCCGGAGAAAATAGATCCAGGTCTCATGAACCGTGCCGGACGGTTTGATCGGGCTTATGAAATTCCGCTGCCAGACGAAGCACTGCGACTGCAATACTTGCAGCAGCGGGGATTTTCGGTCTTTGCCGGCGAAGAAGGAACGCAGGAAGCGGCTCGGCTCACGGATACATTCTCCCTTGCACAGCTCGGTGAGTTATATGTCAGTGCTGCACTCGAATGGCATCAGAATGGCCAGACAGACATTGTACAAGTTATTCAGTCCATGCGGGGAGAGCTGGACAAGAGCCATAAGCATAACTGGCTGACTCAGCCAGGAAAGGGACGAGCCGGTTTTTATTAA
- a CDS encoding GlsB/YeaQ/YmgE family stress response membrane protein has protein sequence MGWLWSLIIGGIIGWLAGLIVGRDIPGGVIGNIIAGFIGGWLGGVIFGEMGPEMGGFYIVPALIGAIVLVAIVSLIFRSMGRSRG, from the coding sequence ATGGGTTGGTTATGGTCATTAATTATCGGTGGTATTATTGGATGGTTGGCAGGTCTGATCGTTGGTCGTGACATCCCAGGTGGTGTTATTGGTAACATTATCGCTGGTTTCATCGGTGGATGGTTAGGCGGCGTGATCTTCGGAGAGATGGGTCCTGAAATGGGCGGATTCTACATCGTACCGGCATTAATTGGTGCCATCGTACTTGTAGCAATCGTAAGCTTGATCTTCCGTTCAATGGGTCGTAGTCGCGGGTAA
- a CDS encoding RtcB family protein produces MNTEPNLFTSQNEFPGGYRHEVKLPAGDLTVYAAQQLFSSLDYKVFEMANNNLQIPGISYMSYTPDVHVGVGTCIGTTAVWDAKTGYVSPSIVGSDIGCGMRVHMTNLHRDDLKDVKLRRKLVKAIEKVLPMEASQRGHFSDIRLEHIVRKGLHGLPKKYIPDSYTPKKSTSITHVESSKFAYDEDVLNLVPDMTWHRAHRQLGTLGGGNHFAEIQSIEIAEENREIAEAWGLVDGQIVVMIHSGSRAWGGHVSQTSSSAIAKMMQRNGLGTSDPRLVFAPLEHAEGRHYVNMMYSALNYAVVNRHLIAFAIREAFREVFGPKCEFRTLYDLMHNYAWEESHAKEGSVFVHRKGATRALPAGHPDNPKPYMATGHPALIPGSMGTASYIMVGQPQGEDNYYSICHGAGRIRSRTATKRLVTVEDFASALGVGTEDEIVVNQRSLESIIDESPQAYKNVDEIIDSVTGAGLAQVVAKCKPLAAVKGAK; encoded by the coding sequence ATGAATACAGAACCTAATTTATTTACGAGTCAAAACGAATTCCCTGGCGGATATCGGCATGAAGTGAAATTGCCAGCAGGAGACTTGACGGTATATGCCGCACAGCAATTGTTTTCCTCACTGGACTATAAAGTGTTTGAAATGGCGAACAACAATTTGCAAATTCCTGGCATTTCCTATATGAGTTATACCCCGGATGTTCACGTAGGTGTGGGAACCTGCATCGGCACGACGGCCGTATGGGACGCAAAGACGGGTTACGTGTCTCCATCCATTGTTGGCAGTGATATCGGCTGCGGGATGCGGGTGCATATGACGAATCTGCATAGGGATGATCTGAAAGATGTAAAATTGCGCCGCAAGCTGGTCAAGGCCATTGAAAAGGTATTGCCAATGGAGGCTAGTCAGCGAGGGCATTTCTCGGATATCCGACTTGAACACATTGTTCGCAAAGGCTTGCATGGCTTGCCCAAAAAATATATTCCGGACAGTTACACGCCGAAGAAGTCGACATCCATCACCCATGTGGAAAGCAGCAAATTTGCCTACGATGAGGACGTGCTCAATCTTGTTCCGGATATGACCTGGCATCGTGCACACCGTCAGCTGGGCACCTTGGGCGGGGGCAATCATTTTGCCGAAATCCAGTCTATTGAAATTGCAGAGGAAAATCGTGAGATCGCGGAAGCCTGGGGATTGGTTGATGGTCAAATCGTCGTCATGATTCATTCAGGTTCCCGTGCATGGGGCGGACATGTGAGCCAGACCAGCTCGTCTGCCATTGCCAAAATGATGCAGCGAAACGGGCTTGGTACATCGGATCCGAGACTGGTTTTTGCTCCGTTGGAACACGCCGAAGGCCGTCATTACGTCAACATGATGTATTCCGCGTTGAATTATGCTGTGGTTAACCGGCATCTGATCGCTTTCGCTATTCGGGAGGCGTTCCGGGAAGTGTTCGGACCCAAATGTGAATTCCGTACATTGTATGACCTGATGCACAACTATGCCTGGGAGGAATCTCATGCCAAAGAAGGCAGCGTATTTGTCCATCGCAAAGGGGCAACGCGTGCCCTGCCTGCCGGGCACCCGGATAATCCGAAACCTTATATGGCTACAGGTCATCCTGCGCTTATTCCAGGATCGATGGGGACAGCCTCGTATATCATGGTAGGTCAGCCTCAGGGCGAAGATAACTATTATTCGATCTGCCACGGTGCAGGGCGCATTCGTTCACGTACTGCTACCAAGCGTCTGGTTACGGTAGAAGATTTTGCATCCGCACTCGGCGTGGGTACAGAAGATGAAATTGTGGTGAATCAGCGATCACTCGAATCGATTATAGATGAATCGCCACAGGCATATAAAAATGTTGATGAAATTATTGATAGTGTTACCGGTGCAGGCCTGGCTCAGGTTGTAGCCAAATGCAAACCGCTTGCAGCTGTGAAAGGAGCAAAATAA
- the msrA gene encoding peptide-methionine (S)-S-oxide reductase MsrA, with protein MEKATFAGGCFWCMVTPFEEQPGIHGIVSGYTGGHVEHPTYEQVKTGETGHVEVVEITFDPELFPYERLLELYWPQIDPTDDGGQFQDRGTQYRTAIFVHNERQRELAEQSKQDLAASGRFNQPIVTEIRDAVVFYPAEDYHQDYHKKNEKHYKEDRAQSGRDEFIEANWK; from the coding sequence ATGGAAAAAGCGACATTTGCCGGAGGATGTTTCTGGTGTATGGTTACACCATTTGAAGAACAGCCAGGCATTCACGGAATTGTATCCGGGTATACAGGCGGTCACGTTGAACATCCCACATATGAGCAGGTCAAAACAGGGGAAACCGGACACGTTGAGGTGGTTGAAATCACATTTGATCCGGAGCTGTTTCCCTATGAACGGCTCCTGGAGCTTTACTGGCCGCAGATTGATCCTACCGATGACGGAGGTCAGTTCCAGGATCGCGGAACCCAGTATCGTACAGCGATCTTTGTACACAATGAGCGACAGCGCGAACTGGCTGAGCAGTCCAAGCAGGATCTGGCCGCAAGTGGACGATTTAACCAGCCCATTGTGACAGAAATTCGGGATGCGGTTGTGTTCTACCCGGCCGAGGACTATCATCAGGATTACCATAAGAAAAATGAGAAGCATTACAAGGAAGACCGTGCCCAATCCGGACGGGATGAATTTATTGAAGCAAACTGGAAGTAA
- a CDS encoding restriction endonuclease produces the protein MNWNDNLTPWVIGLIAVLLLLAWVIRRIIRRGQRIRSEANPRKISIKDIDKMEDGSEFELYLFHLFQQLGYEEVHKTTSSRDFGADLVFTDRLGRRNVIQAKRYGANHPVGLSAVQEIYTSMRYYEADRSIVLTSARYTEACRTLAAVNGVKLLDREDLMDLIVLFKSRRVEEAMELIEEDDQEPVETWQSRRKRTTR, from the coding sequence ATGAATTGGAATGACAACTTAACCCCTTGGGTCATTGGATTGATCGCTGTATTGCTGCTGCTGGCTTGGGTAATTCGGCGAATCATCCGGCGGGGACAGCGTATACGCAGTGAAGCCAACCCTCGCAAGATTTCAATCAAGGACATCGATAAAATGGAAGATGGTTCGGAGTTTGAGTTATATCTCTTTCATTTGTTTCAACAGCTCGGATACGAAGAAGTTCACAAGACGACCAGCAGCCGTGACTTCGGAGCGGATCTTGTGTTTACGGACCGGCTGGGCAGACGGAATGTGATTCAGGCCAAACGATATGGAGCGAATCATCCGGTTGGTTTGAGTGCCGTGCAGGAGATTTACACCTCGATGCGTTATTATGAGGCAGACCGCTCAATCGTCCTGACTTCAGCGAGGTACACGGAAGCCTGCCGAACCCTGGCTGCGGTCAACGGTGTGAAGCTGCTGGACCGGGAAGATCTGATGGATCTGATTGTCCTGTTCAAGTCGAGAAGAGTGGAAGAAGCCATGGAGCTCATTGAAGAAGATGATCAGGAACCGGTAGAAACGTGGCAATCGAGACGAAAACGAACTACACGCTAA
- the fabV gene encoding enoyl-ACP reductase FabV, producing MIIKPRTRGFICTTSHPVGCAAQVQEQIEYVKSQPALKGPRNVLVIGASTGYGLASRIVSAFGAGANTIGIYRPSSSTDKRTASAGWYNSAAFEKAAEEAGLKSYSITGDAFANETRERTVELIRSEFGQVDLVVYSVASARRTDPNTGEVSNSVLKPIGQSYTNKTVNFHTGEITSVTLEPATEEEIRQTVTVMGGEDWELWMDALQQGGVLADDATTIAFSYIGPELTQAIYREGSIGQAKDHLEATAHKLNDHMSATGGRAYVTVAKALVTQSSSAIPVVPLYISALYKVMKEKGLHEGCIEQLQRLFADRLYAGGDVPTDEQGRIRIDDWEMREDVQDEVAKLWNELTTDNIYDLSDLEGYRREFFQLFGFETDGVDYEADVDPNVEVPHLR from the coding sequence ATGATTATTAAACCAAGAACGCGTGGTTTTATTTGTACGACTTCCCATCCTGTAGGTTGTGCCGCACAGGTGCAAGAACAGATTGAATACGTGAAATCCCAGCCGGCGCTGAAGGGGCCACGTAATGTGCTTGTTATCGGTGCTTCTACCGGATACGGACTCGCATCACGTATTGTGTCTGCGTTTGGCGCAGGAGCGAATACCATCGGTATTTACCGCCCAAGCAGCTCAACGGATAAGCGCACCGCTTCGGCTGGATGGTACAATTCGGCTGCATTTGAGAAGGCCGCGGAAGAAGCAGGCCTGAAATCGTACAGCATCACTGGGGATGCATTTGCTAATGAAACGAGAGAAAGAACAGTTGAGCTGATTCGCAGCGAATTCGGCCAAGTTGATCTTGTGGTCTACAGTGTAGCATCCGCACGGCGCACCGATCCGAACACTGGCGAAGTTTCCAACTCCGTCCTGAAACCGATTGGACAATCATACACGAACAAAACGGTTAATTTCCATACGGGCGAAATTACTTCCGTTACCCTGGAGCCAGCAACCGAAGAAGAGATTCGCCAAACGGTAACGGTAATGGGCGGCGAAGACTGGGAACTGTGGATGGATGCACTGCAGCAAGGCGGCGTGCTGGCTGACGACGCAACGACGATTGCATTTTCCTATATCGGCCCTGAACTGACACAGGCCATCTATCGTGAAGGCTCCATTGGTCAGGCGAAGGATCATCTGGAGGCGACAGCACACAAGCTGAATGATCACATGAGTGCGACGGGTGGACGTGCATATGTCACTGTAGCGAAAGCTCTTGTCACCCAGTCCAGTTCCGCGATTCCTGTTGTACCGCTGTACATCTCTGCCCTATACAAGGTCATGAAGGAAAAAGGACTGCACGAAGGCTGTATCGAGCAATTGCAGCGTCTGTTCGCTGATCGCCTGTATGCCGGAGGGGACGTTCCAACCGACGAACAAGGACGCATTCGTATTGACGATTGGGAGATGAGAGAGGATGTGCAGGATGAAGTCGCGAAGCTCTGGAATGAGCTGACTACAGACAACATCTACGATCTGTCGGATCTCGAAGGATACCGTCGCGAGTTCTTCCAGCTGTTCGGTTTTGAGACCGATGGCGTCGACTACGAAGCTGACGTGGATCCCAATGTGGAAGTACCGCATCTCCGCTAA